The Leptospira paudalimensis region TTTAATGATTATATCATCACCTATTTAAATCAAAATTCAATAAATCCAAAAAATCTAATCTTTGAAATTACTGAAGATATCTTTATAGATGAAATTGAAACCATCCAAAGTATAGTTTCTAACCTCAGGTCAAATGGAATCTCGGTTTCGTTAGATGATTTTGGTAAAGGATATTCATCACTACACTATATGCAAAAAATTCAATTTGATGAATTAAAAATCGATAAATCATTTTTAGATGAAATTGCTACATCCGATCGTAATTTTTTACTTTTGGAATCAATATGCCATTTGGCTGATTCTTTAGGATTAAAAACTATTGCAGAGGGAATTGAAAGAGAAGAACAAATCCTATCTTTAAAAAAAACATCCTGTCATATCGTCCAAGGTTATCTTTACTCAAAACCAAAAATCTTATTTGAATGAAATCCAATTGCATTACAAAACTTATCGATGAATTTATCGATTTCATTCCAACACTTTACTAGTTGCATATTAATTCAATCAGTGTTACTTTATCCTTATGGGACATGGACACAATCATTCCAATCACAACCATTCACATACTGACATCTCTTCCTCTTCTAAAAACTTAGCTTGGGCTTTTTTCTTAAATTTATTCTTTTCCTTATTTGAATTGGTTGGAGGAGTTTATTCCAATAGCATCGCTATTATATCAGATGCGTTTCATGATTTTGGCGATGCTCTTTCACTTGCATTTGTTTGGTACTTACAAAAGGTTTCAACAAGACCAAATGATCTTCATTTTGATTATGGATACAGGCGTTTTTCGATATTAGGTGCTTTATTTATATCTGTATTGTTAACTGTTGGATCCATCTTTATGATCATTGAATCCATCAAACGATTTATTTCCCCTGCGGAATCAAAAGCTGAAGCCATGTTTGTCCTCGCAATTGTTGGTGTTGTTGTGAATGGAATTGCGATGGTACGTTTAAATCGTGGATCTAGTTTTTCCGAAAAAGCCGTTTTTTTGCACTTCCTCGAAGATATTTTGGGTTGGGTTGCTGTACTCATTGGTAGTATTTTTATGTATTTTTGGAATTTACCTTGGTTTGACCCTTTGATGTCTCTTGGAATTGCAGTTTGGATTTTATTCAATGCTTATCGGAATACAAAACAAGTCATGCGTGTATTTCTGCAAGGAGTGCCTATCTCACTCAATCGATCCGAACTCATTGCACATTGGGAAAATATCAAGGGAGTCAAATCAGTTCACGATATTAAAATTTGGAGTTTAGATGGAAACCATCATGTTGCATCCCTTCATGTTTTGATGGACAAAAAAATAAACTTAAGTGAGTTTCAACTCTTAAAAGAAGAAATCAGAAAAGTTGCTTCTGAGTTTGAAATCATCCATACGACAATCGAACTTGAAACTGACGCAGAACAATGCAAACTCCAACCTAATTAAACTCAGTTTAGCTTCATAGGTTGGAATGAATCCATCGATTGTATCCTTTTAATCCACATGCGAATATTTGGATAACTTGTTAAGTCGAAACCTCCTTGATGAGCAACATGGGTATAAGCAAATAAACTAATATCAGCAATTGTAAAAATGTCTCCAACTAAAAACGGAGTTTTTTGTAGTTGGAGTTCCATTACTTTTAATGCTTTGTGTCCTCCAACTTGTTTGGATTCATATTCCAAACGTCTCTCTTCAGGTATTCCTAAATAATGTTGTATATACCGAGCTACAGCGATATAAGGTTCGTGACTGTATTGTTCAAAGAACTGCCATTCTAATACCTTTGCCTTTAAAAAAGGATCTTTTGGTAATAAATGACTCCCTTCTGCTAGAAAATGTAATATCGCATTCGATTCTGAAATGACCCTCGCATCATCTAACACGAATATGGGAATTTTTCCGTTCGGGTTTAATTGCAAAAAGGCTTCTGTTTGTGTTTCTCCCTTTTTAATATTTAAATCAACCCATTCATATGGAATGTTGAGGAAAGAAGTTAGTAACTGAATTTTGTAACAATTACCTGATTGGTGATCACCGTAAACTTTCATTCTGACTCCTAAATAATTCGGGTAAAAAATTTTGGAACTGTCCCACTTCTTCAATATTATGTTTGATCCAATATTGACCATGTTTTCGATCAAAGAATAAAAATTCAAATACAGGTCTCAGAATTCGAAAGGATATTCCCTTCCATCCAACAATCAAACAGTTTTCATAGAGTGTTCCATCCTTCGTTTCTTGGAATTGATATTCCATTCGGGCGATGGGAAGAATTCCATACAATTTAGGATTGTGGATAAATCCAGTTTCATCTAATTTTTCAATAGGACTGATGACATTCACTAAATATCGTTTTTGCCTTCCTAAGTATTCCACAATCCGTAACACCGCACCTGGCCCAATTTTACCCGATTCATTTGTTTTTTCATAACTGACATGAACATGATCTTCAGGATGCCAAACATGATATCGATCTAATACCTTACCTTGGTATTCCATTGTACCTTCCAAATGTTGGAACCACCAAACTAACATTCTTGGAAAAACACCTTTCAGGATATCATGTTTGATCCAATATTTGACCCTTCCATCTGCTAATATTTCCCGTCCCGATTCGGCTGATTCCATCGTCTTTGGATTCCATGTTATTCCACGATGAGGAGGTAACCCCAATTTTACAGATTTCATACCTGATTCCCCTTGGTATAGTGAATACTATACTTCTCTTCTTATAAGGTAAAGTAAACACTATACGAAAAATCAATCGAAAAAATTCAGGTTTGGAAAAAATGATGTAAAACGAGATCCATACTTAGAATGAAACTGACCTTAAAAATGCTACAAAGTGAATTTGCAGCGTATCAAAATCCACAATCTGAAAAAGAAAAAGAGATAGTAGATGCAGCAGAGGAAATTTTTGCCGAATTGGGATTTAGCGGTGCAACTACGGCAGAACTTGCTAAAAAAGCAGGTACTACAGAACGAACATTGTTCAAATACTTTCCGACTAAATTTGATTTATACAAACGTGTATTAGCTGGTCTTTTATTGTCGACTATTTTGCCAAATCATATGTCAGACTTAAAAGATAGAATCCAATCACAAAATCCGAATTTTAAGGAATGGTACATTTCAATCTTAAAAGCGAGGTTTGAATCAGTTGCAAAAGAACCTCAAAAATTAAAACTTTTACTCGGAGCCATACTCTTTTCCAAAGACTTTTCTGAAATATTTGGGCAATTATGGAAAACAAATTTATATGATACTTCGATTGAAGCTTATCAAAATTTTCAATTAAAAGGTGAGATCAAAAAGGATTTAGATCTCAATCAAATTGTCAGAGTATCTTTTAGTTTGGGAGCTAGTTTCATCATCACAAAGTTTATATTAGCACCTAAGTTTCCGATTGATGTGGATCGTGAAATCGAATCTATATTTTCAATTTTTTACGAAGGTATATCCAACAGAAAGGAACAGAAATGAAGTATCATTTCAAAAACAAAGATTCGTTTGCTTTTACTTTTCTTTCTTTGGCACAAACAAAATGACTTTTCCCTTTGTGAGTAAATGATTGGCAATTTTGTCAATTCCGGTTTCATTACCCAAATAAAAATCAACTCTTCCTTCTCCTTGGATGGCATTTCCTCGATCATGAACAAACACCAAATGATCGTTATATGTCTGTTGAATTGACTTAAAACTGATAAGCACTGGAAATCCAAGAGGGATTTGTTTATCCATCGCAACAGAACGTTCTGGAACAAGTCGGATCCCTCCACTTCCCAAAGGTCCGATCATTAGATCTGAAAGTTGTTTATTCGGTAGGTTCTCTTTTTCAAAGAAGATATACCTTGGATTTTTCCAAATGGCTTCGGAAACTTCTTTAGGATTTGTCTCCATACAAAATTTTAATTCATATGGTTTTAAACTTGGACAAACTCCTGTTAAATGAACAGCAGGACTCAAATAATCAAATCCATTGTCTGAGGCATAATTGATCCTAAATATTTCTTTTGTTTCTGTTTGGACAAGAGCAGATCCTTCCAATTGTGCTAAATGAAGGTCGGTTAACGTTAGATACACAATCGGTCGGGAAACGGTTTTCCAATGGGATTCTTCTTTCCAATACTCTCTAGGATAAAATTTGGAATGGGTCGCTTTGGAATTCTGTTTTGGTGGGACAAGAGCCGGGTACAAATAGTTCCCACTTGGTTTTGATCTCCCTTGGATTCGCACTTCATAATAACCAGTGATGAGTGGTGGTTCGGAATTGGGTTTCAATTCAACTTCTTTGAATTGTTTTCGAATCTCTTTCAGTAAATCTAAGTGTTTGTTTCCCTGTATTTGTTTTTGGATCTCTCTCAGTGGGAATAAAATATCATTGAGAGTAATGGTTTCCCCTTGGATTAAAAATTTTGTATCCATAGGGAGTTTTTGCAGGTATTGGATCGATTCTTGGATTGCTACTTGTAGGGCAATTGACTCTGACTTCTTATCTAGAATTTTATGATTTGGCTTTGTGGGTCTCGCAGGAAGAGTCCATAAAAACGGAACCAAATAAAGAGAGAATAGGCAAATGAGGAATCGTTTCATTCTGTCCATTGTTACAGGAATTGTTTCAACACGATGGAAAAAAGCGAGTCTAGTTTTATTGGCTAAAACCTGCAAAAATAGTCTTATGTCTCATAAGATATAGAGTGTCCAATCATTTTTACCAATTCCCCTTGACTTCCATGGGGGTACCAAAAACCTTTCAAAAGACCTCATATTTTTGCGATCATATATAGATAAATTAGGTGTTTCATGAAACGTACATTCCAACCGAGTAAAATTAAACGCGTGAGAACTCACGGATTCCGAGCCAGAATGGCTACCCCAGGCGGAAGAAATGTGATAGCGAACAGAAGAAGAAAAGGACGCGCTAAGTTGACTGTTTCCGACGAAAAAATCGGGAGAAAGTTCTAATTTAGGAGCTTCCTTCGGAGACCCTTCGCGACCAAACCAGGATCCAGGAACTCTTTCGTCAGAATCGAAAAATGGGCAGGCCTCCACTTCGTTGGCTTGTTCGGAAAAACGGCCTTCCTTTTGCCAGTTTTTTATTTTGCCCCGATAAAACTCACAAAACTGCCGTTCTTCGCAACCGTTCAAAACGAATCCTCAGGGAACTGGTTCGGAAATATAATTCTGTTCTTCCAGTAGGATACGATTGTGCCCTACTTGTTCAGGTTGGATTTGCGAAGTTATCTAAGGAAGACCGAGAGGTTTTATTCCTTTCGGCACTAAAACAATTCCCATGAATCGGCTGTTTTTGTTTCTCATTTTCCTCTACAAAAAACTGCTCTCTCCACTATTACCACCATCATGCCGATTCACTCCTAGCTGTTCTGAATACGCCAAACAAGCGTTTGAAACCTATCCATGGTACAAAGCGTTTGTTCTTAGCATCATTCGAATTTCTAAATGTCACCCTTATCATGAAGGTGGACATGATCCTTTACCGAAATCTTATAACAAGAGTTAAACTATGCAAAACGATACCAACAACAGACAAGGTCGCTTATTCCTCGCTTTATTTTTAAGTTTAGCAGTATGGATGGGAATCAATTATATCTTTTTTCCACCACAAACTCCGAAACCAAAAACAGTAACTGAAACTGCAAAAACAGAAGGTGCTGATAAAGAAAAAACAGCAACAACTGATCCAAAAGCAGAAATCAAAAAAGCCACAACGGAATCACCAAAACTAAAACCAGTCAAACCAGAAGAGGAAAAAACATTTTCTCTCAAAACTGATTCCTTCTTGGTTCGTTTCTCAAGTTTAGGTGGAAGGATCACAGAATACTATATCAAAGATCATAAAGAACCAGATGGTTCTGACTTTACGATCGCAAAAGATCCGAAATTCCAAATTGAATTTGATGGCCAAACTGAAAAAGCTGTAGAACTCACAAGAGGCCAAGGTTTTGACTTCAACATCATTGAAGACAAAGATACCATTCCTTATTCCGCATATAACCTTGTAAACTTTAGCTCAAATTATAATGCAGAAACAAGAACGGTTACATTCGAAGCACCATCGCTCGATGGTAAATTCACAATTCAGAAAAAATTCCAATTTTTCCCTTCTGAAAATTACTTTAAGTTCCATTTAACTTTAAAAAACAGAACTTCTGAGACCATTCACATTTCTCCAACTAAGTCCGATGTTTACTTTCGTTCCTTTAGTTCCCTTGGTCCCATCTTAAAGAAAAAAGAAGACTTCAATGACCGAGACAATGCACATTACTTCCGTTACTACTATTTAGATGGAAGTTTCAAAGACCATATCGATGGCACAACAACCCAAGGATTTTTTGACAATCTATTTGGTTCCAATGAAGGAAAAGACACTCGTTACGAAATCAAAAAAGGTTCTAACGACAAAGTGGACTTTGTGGGAACAGGAAGCCGTTATTTCATCGGGGTGATTGACCCTCTGGATGACAAACCAGCTGGTGTCCTTTTAGATAACCGAAAAGGAAATGAAACAGGTGTCCTTCTTGTGTATGACAACTGGAAACTAGGACCTGGCGAAGAAGTAAACTTAGATTATGCTGCTTATGTTGGTGTTCGTGAGCTCGATGGCACTGCCTTCCGAGACAGTAAACTCGATCCAAAAATCAACAAAGACTCTGTATTTGCAGGTCTTAGTGAATCACTTGATAAATCCTTTAACCAAGGGATTACAACACCACTTCGAAACGGAATTGTTTGGATCCTAAAAAAGATCTATTTAGTGATTCCGAATTACGGTTGGGCAATTGTTATCTTCGCAATTCTCTTTAAGTTAGCTTTTTATCCTCTGAACAAAAAACAAGCAGAGTCGATGAAAAAGATGCAAGAGTTATCTCCTCAAATCAAACTCATCAACGAAAAGTACGCGGATGATCCAAAACTCAAACAAGAAAAAACGATCGAACTTTATAAGAAAAACGGAACCAATCCAATGGCCGGTTGCCTTCCGATGCTCATCCAAATTCCGATCTTTATCGCTCTTTATACGGCATTCTCAGATACAGTAGACCTTTGGAATTCTCCTTTCCTTTGGATCAAAGATTTAAGTGAACCAGACACTGTATTTACGACTCCAAAATTAGCATTTATTGGGGCTCTTGCTATCAACATCCTTCCACTCATCATGGTAGCAACACAAGTTGTTCAGTCAAAAATGACAACTGTATCAACTGACCCTAATCAAAAGATGATGATGTATATGATGCCTGTCATCATGTTATACTTCTTCTGGTCAATGCCTGCAGGGGTTACCATGTATTGGACCATGCAAAACATTCTCTCCATCGCTCAGCAAGTATATACAAACAAGTTTGTTAAGTCGGACGACAAAAAACCAAATCCAAGCGGGCCAACACCTGCTAACAACGCTTCTGCGGTTGCAAGACCAGGTTTTAGAAACCAAAACAAAAAGAAGAAATGAAATCATTGTTTAACAAGGAAGATCACAGATGAATAATTACATTTTCGAAGCCGAAGGAAAAACGAAAGGGGAAGCAGAAGATTTTACTCTCGAAACCCTTCGTCTCCAAGCAGGCGATTTACGATTCGAAGTAGTTGATTCCGGAAAGTCCGGCTTTTTAGGAATCACACAAAAAAAACCAGCCGTTGTACGTGCGTTTGTTGCTAACAACGATATCCCTTCTGAAAAAATCATACACGGTGTGATCATCACCATTTTGAAAAAAATGGGAATCCCAGCAGAAGTCGTAGGAATGGGTGATGTAGACGGAAAAATTTATGTCGAACTCACAAGCAAAGAATCTGGACTCATCATCGGAAAACGTGGAGGCACATTAGATTCACTCCAATTCCTTCTCAACTTGATGGTTGATCCAAAAATCAGACACAACCGTAAAATTGTATTAGATATCGAATCTTATCGCGACAAACGCGAGTTATCTCTCATTCGATTGGCTAAATCTGTTGCTGCTTCTGTAATTAAATCAGGAAGATCGAAACTACTCGATCCAATGAATCCTTTTGAAAGAAGAATTGTTCATATGGCAATCCAAGAAGACGAAAGAGTCTTCACAAGATCAGAAGGTAACGGAACATTCAAACGAGTTCGAGTAATCTCTGCAAAAGAAAAACACAAATACAAAGATTTGGAAGATCCTTCTAAAAAAGGTCTACCAGTGGAAGACTTTGCTGATGGAGTAGACCAAGAAGATCTTGATTGATACCATTGCGGCATTGTCCACAGCCCAAGGTCCCGGAGCGATTGGTATCCTTCGGGTCTCGGGTTCTTTGGTTTTGCCCATCTCACTTTCTGTTTTAGAAAAAAACGGAACAGCCCTCACCGAAACATTTTTACAAAACCAAAAACGCACCGCCATTTTTTGTGACTTTGTCGAAAATGGAAACCCATTAGACCAAATTGTATTTTTTTATTTTCCAGCACCTAACTCCTACACTGGTGAAGATCTAGCAGAATTCCATCTCCATGGAAATCCAATTCTATTAAAACGTGCCCTACATGTCCTTTTTGATAAAGGAGCAAGACCTGCCTCGAAAGGTGAATTTACAAAACGCGCTTATTTAAATGGAAAAATCAATTTGTCTGGTGCCGAAGCCATTAGTCGACTGATTGAAGCAAGATCCAAATACGAATTGGAACTCGCACAAAAAAACGTATTTGGAGAAATCACAAAGTTAAGTTCGAAAATCAGAAGTGATTTGATTTCACTCAAAGCAGAATGTGAAGCAGAAATTGATTTTTCAACTGAAGACTTAACCTTTGAAAGTTTAGAACAAAGGAAAAACCGAATGGTGGATCTTAAAAATTTATGTTCTAAATTAATTAAAAATTCTGAACGAGCAGAATCTCTCATCTTACAATCGACAGTCGTATTATTTGGAGAACCGAATACTGGTAAGTCGAGTCTGATGAATTTACTCATCGGAAAAGATAGATCCATTATATCTGATGTACCCGGAACCACAAGAGATTATATCGCTGAAGAATTGAGTTTGGATGGAATCCCAATACGTTTAGTCGATACTGCCGGAATCAGAGAGACTACGGATAACATCGAAAAAATGGGTATCGAAAGGAGTAAACGTGAAGCAGACAGTGCCAATGTGAAATTACTTTTGATCGATACTTCTGTCCCATTTGAAATCAATTCATTTCTAAACAAACATAAAGATCGTTTATTTGAATCAATTCTTGTTGCCAATAAGGTTGATGCAAAACATCCAACCTGGAATTTAAAAAATCTAGAAAACATCCAAAAAGAATACAACCTAACCATCTCTGAAATCTCCTGCAAAACAAAACAAGGAATTTCCGAATTGCTGAATTTATTAAAATTAAAACTTACCTCACAAGAGAATACGGAAGATTTAGTTTTGTTAGAAGACCGGCAAAGGTATCACATTCAAAAAATTGAATCTTGTTTATCCGAATCCATCCAACTCATAGAAAACAATGCTCCTGCTGAAATCTATATCCAAGAAATCAATGTGGCTTTGTTAGAAATTGGTCAAGTGAATGGTGTTGTTGAAAATGAGGAAATTCTAGGGCGAATTTTTAGCAAATTTTGTGTCGGAAAATAATTCCGTGAAGATTTAAAATTTAATCTTGTATAATCATCGAATTAGTATCTAATTGGTCGCACATTCGATACGAGGTAAAAAATGAAAAAATTTCTTGTGATTCTCACTCTTTTCTCTTTCAGCAGTTTTGGTTTGTTTGCTCAAACAGAGGCAGACGAAGAGCCTACCATGCAAACAGAAGAGGCTTCTGAAACCGTTAAACCTAAGAAAGATAAAATGAACAATAAAGACGGTGAGAAAAAAGAAAAAAAGAATAACAAAAAAGGCGAGAAAAAGGCTAAAAAAGCTAAGAAAGCCAAAAAAGAGAAAAAAGAAAAAAAGGACGCTGAGTAATCCTTTCTCTCTTAATCTCCAAAAACCCCTGGAAACAGGGGTTTTTTTATTCCGTTTCGATTTGATACGAACCATGCATTACAAAAACCTAATCCTTACCACATTCTTATTCTTTACACTCTTTCAATGTAACTCCACTCCCGAAAAAAATCAGGATCTGAAACTCCCTAATGATGTTACCTTTTCAATCAAACTAACATCAATTCCACAAGAGTTAATAGGAGAAACCGTATCGTTATCATTCCAATTCTATCATTGCCCTGATACTACATCTAAGGAATGTTATGTTCCTATCTTTGAAAATAAACTTGAAATTGGAAAAATCAAATCAAATGTAACTGCAGGAAAAACAAGTTTCACTTTACCGAAGGATTGGACACATTTTGCAATCCGAATGATTGGAATCGAAAAAGTTCATGGGAAATTTTCACCAGGCCATAATCCATTTTGGTATTCACCCGCAGACATTGCCAAATTAGGTCCTAACATCACAAAAGAATTTCGATTTCTGTCGCAAGAGAACAAAATCCCAAACAGAATCCAAGAAGAAATTGCTAAAAAATTTTCTCCCATCCTTGTTTTCCATAAAGATAAGAAATACCTTCCGTCTAACATCGAAAAGTATTCCAAGTTCTTTGCTAAAAAAGAATACCCATTACCAGAAAAGGATATCCGCAGGAAAACCAAAGGGCAAACCACTTGGAACTACGTAGATTTTCCAGATTTTATACCAATCGAAAATCCAACCCATTTGTATTATCATGTTCGTTATGCACAATCGACTGTGTCTGGAACACAATCGGAAGCTTTACCTGGATTTCGAGATGATTTGAATTATTGGTACGAAGTTGGAAATGGGGATATGGTAATTTCCTATTGGATTTGGTATGATTGGAATGAAGGTCCTACTAAATTTGGAAACATCCACCAAGGGGACTTGGAATCCTACGCCTTACTCATTTCAAAAGAAGGAAAAGCAAAACGCATTTTACTCACAGGACACGATCATATTTTACTCGATACAGATTTTCGAAATATCAATTCCATAAAAAATCATCCTATCCTGTATGTCGCAAAAGGGAATATGGGAGCTGATGGTGGAAACCCAACTTCAGCTTACGGTGGCTATACGGTAAAACTCAATGCTGGGAATTTTTTATTCAATTATATTTCAGATCCTTGGGACGTGTTTCCAACCTTTGACCCAAAGGAATCAATTCTTGTGATTCCAGCAGATCTTTCCGAAAAAGAGTTAACATCTGTTAAAATTGGACCTGGAACACAAAAACCAAATCCAAATCAAATGGAAAAATCTTCTACTGTCTTCGTAGATGCGCGGGTGATGGTAAAACAAAGAATCCAGAAACTTGTGATGTGGGAAGAACCAGGATGGGTGAACCAAAAAGCATTCCAAGACCCAGACGGCCACCATACAGTTGATCCATCTGTAGCTTCGTTTTTTCAATTCCAAGGAAGGCTTGGCAAACACCCAAGGACTGTCTTAAAAATTGCGGAACTTAAACAATACGGTGCCTCACCGGAGAATGCACCCTTCAAAACCAATATCGAACAACATTTTACATTTGAACGACCCAGAATGGAACGAAACCATACAGACCGAGAAGGAAATTATGGTCCTAAATTTTATGGAGATGATTCCACTCCTCAAAAATGATCAATCTTGAATAATATAATTTAACTTGTTTTCATTCCATTGGATTCAAGTTAAATCAAATCCACTAACTTTGCTTTGGCGAGTTCTTCTGGTTTGAAAGGTTTTTCTATTTGGATGTATTGGATCATTTCTTTTCTCAAGGGATAAGTATCTCCTAAGATGGCTTTTTGGATCACAAAGTCTTTCCATGTTTTGAGACAATGCCCAAATTTTTCTCTGTCAAGTAACCTTGTAATTGATTCCTCATTTTCACCCCATACAAACGGATTTGCACCCGCATACAGAAGTTCCTTCAATGATTCTACTCCATCACAAGAAGCAGATAAAAACAAAGCTGTGTTTCCAAATTGGTCCTTTGTTTCTAAATTGAGACTATCATCCTCCAAAAGGATGGCACAAACTTCATCCAGATTCCGTTCAGAGGCTAAATGCAGCGCATTTTTCCCTTCTTGATCAATATCTTCTTTCACTTCAGGAAAGGTTTTTAACAGATACAATACGATCTCAAATCGATTTTCTACCACTGCTTCTAAAAAAATAGAACGTCCGGCTTCATTCCGCAAGGACATCACTTCCTCAGTGATCCACGGATGGATGGACTCCCAAAGAGTTTCCATGGATTCCAACACAGCGATATGAAAGATAGTATTCCCTTCTTTGTCTCGTGTGAGAAGGTTAGGTGAGTTTTTCCATAATGGTGAAGTTGAGATTAGTGCCTCTAAAAATTGGGTGCGGTTTTGGCTGACAACATCGAAGATCACATTACCAGGTGTTCGGTATGGTGAATTGGGGTCTGCTCCCTTTGTGATTGCATGTTGGAACAATTCAACGTTGTCTACTTTCAACATCCAAGTTAAAGCATTGGTTCCGTAAGAATCTAGTTCATTCGGATCAGCTCCTTCTTTTAGAAGTAAATCCCAATCTTCTATTGTACCTGACTTTGCAACATCAATGACACTCATTCCTGTAACGATAAAAGTTACTTAACTCTTGTCGATTT contains the following coding sequences:
- a CDS encoding ankyrin repeat domain-containing protein codes for the protein MSVIDVAKSGTIEDWDLLLKEGADPNELDSYGTNALTWMLKVDNVELFQHAITKGADPNSPYRTPGNVIFDVVSQNRTQFLEALISTSPLWKNSPNLLTRDKEGNTIFHIAVLESMETLWESIHPWITEEVMSLRNEAGRSIFLEAVVENRFEIVLYLLKTFPEVKEDIDQEGKNALHLASERNLDEVCAILLEDDSLNLETKDQFGNTALFLSASCDGVESLKELLYAGANPFVWGENEESITRLLDREKFGHCLKTWKDFVIQKAILGDTYPLRKEMIQYIQIEKPFKPEELAKAKLVDLI